ACTTAAACATTGCAAAAGGGATGTGATGCATCGATATTGTTAGACAACACAACATCGTTTAGGACGGAAAAAGATGCGTTTGGGAACGCAAATTCAGCTCGTGGGTTCGATGTGATCGATAGAATGAAGGCTGCCGTGGAGAAAGCATGTCCTAAAACCGTTTCATGTGCTGATTTGCTCACTATCGCGGCTCAACAGTCTGTCACTTTGGTATGCATATTTTTACAACACAGCTCTAATATACATAATTCTTGTTGTCATTAAGAGCGGTTTCTAGACCACTTTTTACTTAGAAGATAACTAATACTAAGATCAAACATAATTGTTTactttatattaaacatataatagGCAGGAGGTCCCTCATGGAAGGTTGCAAGTGGAAGAAGAGATAGTTTAAGAGGGTTTATGGATCTTGCTAATACAAACCTTCCAGCTCCATTCTTTAATCTTAAACAACTAAAGGATAGCTTCAAAACCGTTGGACTCGACCGTCCTTCTGATCTGGTAGCTCTCTCTGGTACGTACTCAGTACTCgctacaaatttcaaaaataacaaaagttGCACTCATTAATAACtccatgtttttttattttgaacaaaTAATAACtccatgtttatttatttattcttttgaTACTTTTCTTTGGCTAGGTGGTCACACTTTTGGGAAAAACCAATGTCGGTTCATAATGGACCGGCTATACAACTTCAGTGGTTCCGGTTCACCTGATCCAACCCTTGATAAATCATACCTCAGTACGCTCAGAAAACAGTGTCCTCGCAATGGAAACCAAAGTATACTGGTGGATTTCGATTTACGTACTCCGACACTCTTTGATAACAAATACTATGTGAATCTTAAAGAAAACAAGGGTCTTATCCAGAGCGACCAAGAGTTGTTCTCTAGCCCTGATGCTTCAGACACTATCCCCTTAGTCCGAGCATATTCTGATGGTCAAGATAAATTTTTCAATGCGTTCGTGGACGCAATGACAAGGATGGGAAACCTTTCACCTTCAACAGGGAAACAAGGAGAAATTAGACTGAATTGTAGGGTGGTGAATTCCAAACCCAAGATCATGGATATGGTCGATGATAATGACTTTGTCAGCTCTATTTGAGGAAACTATGTATTTCTCTCTATTAATAAATTCTAAATGTTACCGAGATGTA
The window above is part of the Brassica napus cultivar Da-Ae chromosome C3, Da-Ae, whole genome shotgun sequence genome. Proteins encoded here:
- the LOC106422139 gene encoding peroxidase C2, which produces MHSSSSYDLTTPFKLGVFFLFLHLTLSHAQLSPSFYDKTCPQVVDIVTNTIVNALRSDPRIAASILRLHFHDCFVNGCDASILLDNTTSFRTEKDAFGNANSARGFDVIDRMKAAVEKACPKTVSCADLLTIAAQQSVTLAGGPSWKVASGRRDSLRGFMDLANTNLPAPFFNLKQLKDSFKTVGLDRPSDLVALSGGHTFGKNQCRFIMDRLYNFSGSGSPDPTLDKSYLSTLRKQCPRNGNQSILVDFDLRTPTLFDNKYYVNLKENKGLIQSDQELFSSPDASDTIPLVRAYSDGQDKFFNAFVDAMTRMGNLSPSTGKQGEIRLNCRVVNSKPKIMDMVDDNDFVSSI